A window from Anaerobaca lacustris encodes these proteins:
- a CDS encoding M56 family metallopeptidase, whose amino-acid sequence MEWMLGQLNTMGEAFVAFALPMLVESALLIGLVLLVAFAIRHKVRAALRCGLVTAVVLYLALTPFLPSYPPSHFLPSGNAAFADPTTHQAAEHPRASLSRPLTGQSQTTTVGIGKPPHSITWQAGVLLLWLGGVVVVAAVMLRRACAACRDVGRSEDANFLMTDILSYCRKRMGIKGKVRLCISEDGTRPAVCGLRRPVIVVPRNLVPKLGSRHLRDVLFHELAHVKRHDLWANVIQNVVQIVHFYNPFLWIAGAAIRRLRDEAADETVRETVGDADCAYARRLADVRRLAPLPVAANLDLIGVA is encoded by the coding sequence ATGGAATGGATGCTTGGACAACTCAATACGATGGGCGAAGCCTTTGTGGCGTTCGCCTTGCCTATGCTGGTCGAATCGGCCTTGTTGATCGGCCTGGTCCTTCTGGTTGCCTTTGCGATTCGGCACAAGGTCCGGGCCGCTCTGCGATGCGGGCTGGTTACGGCAGTCGTGCTGTACCTGGCGCTGACGCCGTTTCTTCCTTCGTATCCTCCTTCCCACTTCTTGCCTTCGGGCAACGCTGCCTTCGCAGACCCGACCACACACCAGGCAGCGGAACACCCGCGCGCTTCCCTATCCCGGCCCCTCACCGGACAGTCCCAGACCACCACGGTTGGGATAGGGAAGCCGCCCCACTCGATCACCTGGCAGGCCGGGGTGCTGTTGCTCTGGCTGGGTGGGGTCGTCGTTGTGGCGGCCGTCATGCTTCGACGTGCCTGCGCCGCCTGCCGCGACGTCGGTCGCTCCGAGGACGCCAATTTCCTGATGACCGACATCCTCTCTTATTGCCGCAAGCGCATGGGGATTAAGGGCAAGGTGCGTCTGTGTATCTCCGAGGACGGCACCCGACCGGCCGTATGCGGCCTGCGGCGGCCCGTCATCGTGGTCCCCCGCAATCTCGTGCCGAAGCTTGGCTCACGACATCTTCGCGACGTGCTGTTCCACGAACTGGCCCACGTCAAACGCCACGATCTATGGGCAAACGTTATCCAGAATGTCGTGCAGATAGTGCACTTTTACAATCCCTTCCTCTGGATCGCCGGGGCGGCGATTCGCCGTCTGCGGGACGAAGCGGCCGACGAAACCGTCCGCGAAACGGTCGGCGATGCCGACTGCGCTTACGCCCGGCGGCTCGCCGATGTCCGCCGCCTGGCCCCGCTGCCCGTCGCCGCCAACCTCGACCTCATCGGCGTCGCGTGA